Proteins from one Acidobacteriota bacterium genomic window:
- a CDS encoding efflux RND transporter periplasmic adaptor subunit, with the protein MKNLGSKLVFGMVVLALGWAIWWGTRPTPIKVEVSQVTRGSLTVTVDAEGKTRVRDRFVIGSPVGGRLLRIGLRRGDQVTQQQVVANIDPLPLSPLDPRETAQATSRVVAAEALVREAAANQAHVTAEVEQARRELARAEKLATTGDVAPQEVERLRLGVETASKAVEAAAFRVKAAEAEVNVAKAALLALKPTREIKAGLPIEVRSPVAGKVLRVIEESERIVTAGTPLVEISNPSNLEIVIDVLSTDAVRILPGTPVTISGWGNETRLKAQVRLIEPSAFTKISALGVEEQRVNVIADFQEPQSQLGDGYRVEASIVIWENSNVAKVPASALFRVGTNWAVFVVEDGKVIRRQIEIGHRNTFEAEALNGLLPGTFVVLHPSNQLQDGTLVEVANKQ; encoded by the coding sequence ATGAAAAACCTCGGAAGCAAACTGGTATTCGGAATGGTGGTTTTGGCTCTTGGGTGGGCGATCTGGTGGGGCACACGTCCCACGCCGATCAAGGTCGAAGTGAGTCAGGTGACGCGGGGATCCCTTACGGTCACCGTTGATGCCGAAGGGAAAACGCGCGTTCGGGATCGCTTTGTGATTGGCTCGCCAGTCGGAGGCCGATTGCTGCGGATTGGGCTTCGCCGGGGCGATCAAGTGACTCAACAACAAGTCGTTGCCAACATTGACCCACTCCCGCTTTCGCCGCTTGATCCACGTGAAACGGCTCAAGCCACCAGTCGGGTGGTGGCTGCCGAAGCCCTGGTTCGCGAAGCAGCAGCCAATCAGGCCCACGTAACGGCTGAGGTCGAACAGGCCCGGCGTGAACTGGCCCGCGCTGAAAAACTGGCAACCACCGGTGATGTTGCTCCACAGGAAGTCGAGCGATTACGACTTGGGGTTGAGACTGCTTCCAAAGCAGTTGAGGCAGCAGCCTTTAGAGTGAAGGCCGCCGAAGCTGAAGTGAATGTCGCCAAAGCCGCGTTGCTGGCATTGAAGCCCACTCGTGAAATAAAAGCCGGCCTGCCAATTGAAGTCCGGTCACCCGTGGCTGGAAAAGTGTTGCGGGTGATTGAAGAAAGCGAACGCATTGTGACCGCTGGAACACCACTGGTTGAAATCAGCAACCCTTCAAATCTTGAAATTGTCATTGATGTACTTTCAACCGATGCCGTGAGAATTCTTCCGGGAACACCCGTGACCATCAGTGGTTGGGGAAATGAAACACGCCTCAAAGCCCAGGTTCGACTGATTGAACCATCGGCTTTTACCAAAATTTCGGCGCTCGGGGTCGAAGAGCAACGCGTCAATGTGATTGCTGATTTTCAGGAGCCTCAATCCCAACTCGGTGACGGCTATCGGGTCGAAGCTTCAATCGTGATCTGGGAAAATTCAAATGTGGCCAAAGTCCCGGCCAGTGCCCTGTTTCGAGTTGGAACCAATTGGGCGGTGTTTGTGGTCGAAGACGGAAAAGTCATTCGTCGCCAGATTGAAATTGGTCATCGCAATACCTTTGAAGCTGAGGCTCTGAACGGGCTTTTGCCTGGAACGTTCGTGGTGCTTCATCCATCAAATCAATTGCAAGATGGAACACTGGTTGAAGTGGCGAACAAACAGTGA